The segment ATGGCGATGCGGTCGCCCAGCTTCAGCGCCTCGCTCAGGTCATGGGTGATGAAGATGATGGTGCGGTGAAGCTCGGCCTGCAGCTGCAGCAGCTCATCCTGCATCTCCCGCCGGATCAGGGGATCCAGGGCGCTGAAGGCCTCGTCCATCAGCAGGATGTCCGCGTCGGTGGCCAGGGCGCGGGCCAGGCCCACGCGCTGCTGCATGCCGCCGGAAAGCTCCCCGGGGTAGCTGGACGCCCACTGGGCAAGGCCCACCGTCTCGAGGGCCTCCAGGGCGCGCCGGCGCCGCTGGGCCGGATCGACGCCGCGGATCTCCAGACCGTATTCCACGTTGCCCAACACGGTGCGGTGGGGCAGCAGGGCGAAGTGCTGGAAGACCATGGCGAAGCGCTGGCGGCGTACCTGCAGGAGCTCCCGCGGGCCCAGGCCGGTGATGTCCTGGCCGTCGAGAAGGATGCGGCCGGCGGTAGGTTCCACCAGGCGGTTGAGACACCGCAGCAGGGTGGACTTGCCGCTGCCCGAGAGGCCCATGATGACGAAGATCTCACCGGCCTCGACCGTCAGGCTGGCGCCGGCCACGGCCAGGGTGTGGCCGGAGCGCTTCAGGATCTCGTCCTTGGATCGGCCGGCGCGGGCCAGCTCCAGCGCCTCCCGGGGCCGCGGGCCAAAAATCTTGTAAACGTCGTCGACGACGAGACGAGCCACGCGCGTCCTCACCTCCCTTTCACGCTCAACAGCTTCCCGTCAAGCGGGGACCCGATGCGGGCTGCGCGAGGGAAACAAAAAACCGGCCTGTCGCGGGAGCCGGTCCGGTTGTTAGCCAGCAGCCGCTAATTTGGGAACTGCATCCTTCTTGTTGATATCACAATTTTTCGTTCAATTCAAGGCAAAGCGGTTTTTCCGCTCCATATTATGTCAGCCCGGCGTCGCTAATGGCCCCACGCGGCGTGCTTTCCAGTCTGGATCGACCATTCACTCCGGATCGCCTATCGGCTGCCGGTTCGTTCCTCTATACTGGGGGCGGAAGCGGATGCCGGGCGGGCCCGCCGATCCCCGGTGAGGGACGGGTGTCAAAAGGCCGGCGGCACCCTGTCCCCGCCAGGGCGCCGGGCGCCGGCCGGCTCCAGAGGAGGCCAGCACCGTGGAAGTCATCAAGATCTCGCCCCGCGGCTACTGCTACGGCGTGGTGGACGCCATCGCCCTGGCCCGCCGGGCAGCGACCGACCCCACCCTCCCCCGGCCGATCTACATCCTCGGCATGATCGTCCACAACCATCACGTGGTCGAAGAGCTGGCGCGGGAAGGCATTCACACCCTGGACGGCGAGGACCGGCTCTCCCTGCTGGAGAAGGTCGATGGCGGCACGGTGATCTTCACCGCCCACGGCATCTCCCCCCAGGTGCGCCGCCGGGCCATCGAAAAGGGGCTGACCTGGATCGACGCCACCTGCCCGGATGTGACCCGGACCCACGAGCTGATCAAGGACCGCGTGGCCAAGGGGTTCGAGATCATCTACATCGGCAAGAAGGGCCACCCCGAGCCCGAGGGCGCCATAGGCGAGGCACCGGGCCACGTCCACCTGATCGAGACGGCCGACGACCTGGACACCCTGCCCCTCGACCCCGCCAGCACGCCCAAGGTGGCCGTGGTGACCCAGACCACCCTGAGCAAGTGGGACACCGAGGCCCTGATCCGCGAGGTGCTGAAGCGCTACCCCCACGCCGAGGTGCACAACGAGATCTGCCTGGCCACCCAGCTGCGGCAGGAAGCGGCGGTACGCCAGGCGCGGGAAGCCGACGTGGTCATCGTGGTGGGCGACCGGCGGAGCAACAACTCCAACCGCCTGGTCCAGGTGGTACGGGAGATCGCCCGCCGGCCGGCATACCTGGTCGACAGCGTGGAGCAGATCGACCCCGCCTGGCTCAGGGGCGCGCGGCGCGTCGGCGTGACCGCCGGTTCGTCCACGCCGAGCCAGATCACCCGCAAGGTGATCGAGTGGCTGGAAGCCTACGAGCCGGACGAACCGGCCTCCGGCGAACCGGCCTCTTCGGAGGGACGGGCTCCGGGCGCCGGCACGGCGCCGCGGGCCGGGGTGCCAGAATCCGCAGTGCCCGGACACGCCGGCTGATTGGCCCCCGCGTGTTGAACCGGTCGCACCGGCGAAGTCCGACTGCGCTACTGCTGCAGTGGCCGCAGTGGCACCAGCGCCGGCGGCCGCCCCTGCCCCGAGGGGGTGGGCAGGCGGTAGGCTGCCGGCGCGGGGTTTGAAATTCCCCTCCCTTCTGCTCCTTGGCCGCTCTCTTGGCCACTCTATGGTGGGCCCGCCCGGAGGTGGGTTGCAGGCGCATGGCTGGCGGCCGGGAGCTGGCCCTGGGAGAAGGGCTGTGGCCGTACTCTACACCGTTCCCAGCCCCGCCATGCGCATGATGCGCTCCCAGAGGGGCTCGGGCACCGGCATGGCTGACAGCCGGGCGTTGCGCACCAGCTCCCAGTCCTTGAAGGCCGGGTCGGCCTTGATCTCCACCAGGGTCACCGGCCGCGGCAGGCGCAGGCGCGCCTTCACGTCCACCGCCACCCACCGCCCGGTGGGGTCCGTCGGGTCCGGGTAGGCGCCGCGCACCACCTCGGCCACCCCCACCGCCTGCTTTTCACTGCCCGTGTGGTAGATCAGGACCAGGTCGCCGGGTTGCATCTGCTTCATGTACTTCTGGGCCAGGTTGTTCCGCACCCCGTCCCAGTAGTCCGTCCCCGCCTGCTCCAGATCGGCGTAGCTGTAGACCGAAGGCTCGGTCTTGAGAAGCCAGTAAGCCATGACCGGCTGGCCCTCCTTGGGTTGAATGCCGTAAGCAGCGCCATCAGAGCCAGAATCGCCGCCGCCTCCGCGCCGCGGGCCGCGGCAGGCCGGTGCGCTCGCCGGCCCGCAGGGCCGCGGTGGCCTGTTCGACCACCGCCAGGGTTTCGGCGCCGCCGGGCAGCCGCTCCAGCACCCGGTAGGCCTCGGCCAGGCGGGGCGGCCGCCGGGCACCGTGGGCGTCGGAGCCGATGAGGTGCACCATCCCCCGGCGCACCAGCCACTCGGCCACCTTGCGGGCAGGATCCCGGCGCGGGCGCAGCAGGCTGGAGGCCGTGATCTGCAGCCACACCCCCCGCTCCACCAGGGGC is part of the Thermaerobacter subterraneus DSM 13965 genome and harbors:
- a CDS encoding 4-hydroxy-3-methylbut-2-enyl diphosphate reductase, producing MEVIKISPRGYCYGVVDAIALARRAATDPTLPRPIYILGMIVHNHHVVEELAREGIHTLDGEDRLSLLEKVDGGTVIFTAHGISPQVRRRAIEKGLTWIDATCPDVTRTHELIKDRVAKGFEIIYIGKKGHPEPEGAIGEAPGHVHLIETADDLDTLPLDPASTPKVAVVTQTTLSKWDTEALIREVLKRYPHAEVHNEICLATQLRQEAAVRQAREADVVIVVGDRRSNNSNRLVQVVREIARRPAYLVDSVEQIDPAWLRGARRVGVTAGSSTPSQITRKVIEWLEAYEPDEPASGEPASSEGRAPGAGTAPRAGVPESAVPGHAG
- a CDS encoding quaternary amine ABC transporter ATP-binding protein, coding for MARLVVDDVYKIFGPRPREALELARAGRSKDEILKRSGHTLAVAGASLTVEAGEIFVIMGLSGSGKSTLLRCLNRLVEPTAGRILLDGQDITGLGPRELLQVRRQRFAMVFQHFALLPHRTVLGNVEYGLEIRGVDPAQRRRRALEALETVGLAQWASSYPGELSGGMQQRVGLARALATDADILLMDEAFSALDPLIRREMQDELLQLQAELHRTIIFITHDLSEALKLGDRIAIMRDGRIVQVDTPEGILARPADDYVASFTEDVDRSKVFTARNVMRRPETVRETDGPRVALRKMEELQLSSVFVVDRERRLRGLVTADDALAAARRGDRTLAGVVRPEVPTCQPDTTLHELIPTIARSPWPVAVTDDRGRLVGLVARVQVLAGMAGHVRVEDRGTGDGAAAGGAPEDPGRPVPAPGPAAAAGQNRTGPPDAEAAVEGGELSVAGDG
- a CDS encoding EVE domain-containing protein translates to MAYWLLKTEPSVYSYADLEQAGTDYWDGVRNNLAQKYMKQMQPGDLVLIYHTGSEKQAVGVAEVVRGAYPDPTDPTGRWVAVDVKARLRLPRPVTLVEIKADPAFKDWELVRNARLSAMPVPEPLWERIMRMAGLGTV